A single genomic interval of Polaribacter vadi harbors:
- a CDS encoding 3-hydroxyanthranilate 3,4-dioxygenase codes for MSNLVQPINFKKWIDEHRHLLKPPVGNKQVWKNGEYIVMVVGGPNNRKDYHYNETPEFFYQLEGDMILKIIDEKGKQIDVEIKEGDIYLLPGKVPHSPQRKENTVGLVIEYPRSKNMMDALEWYCENCENQLYREEFSVENIETDMQKIFETFYSDVEKCTCDNCGEFMEAPKKVISKQ; via the coding sequence ATGAGTAATCTAGTACAACCAATAAATTTTAAAAAGTGGATTGATGAACATCGTCATTTACTAAAACCACCAGTTGGTAATAAACAAGTTTGGAAAAATGGCGAATATATTGTGATGGTTGTGGGTGGACCAAACAATAGAAAAGATTATCACTATAATGAAACTCCAGAGTTTTTCTATCAATTAGAAGGAGACATGATTTTAAAAATCATCGATGAAAAAGGAAAACAAATTGATGTAGAAATTAAGGAAGGTGATATTTATTTATTACCAGGTAAAGTGCCACATTCGCCTCAAAGAAAAGAAAATACGGTTGGTTTGGTGATAGAATATCCACGTTCTAAAAATATGATGGATGCTTTAGAATGGTATTGTGAAAATTGCGAAAATCAATTGTATAGAGAAGAATTTTCTGTAGAAAATATAGAAACAGACATGCAAAAAATATTTGAAACCTTTTATTCTGACGTAGAAAAATGTACTTGTGATAATTGTGGAGAATTTATGGAAGCACCTAAAAAGGTAATCAGTAAACAGTAG
- a CDS encoding SDR family oxidoreductase, giving the protein MNLELNNKNALVCGSTQGIGKATAILLAEEGANVTLLARNEEKLKAVLSELKNNGTQNHHYLIADFSKPEELKEVIENSDLKFHILINNTGGPKSGDLLSATSTELINAFQMHIICNQILVQAVVPFMKNEKFGRIINVISTSVKEPIPGLGVSNTIRNAVGNWSKTLASELAEFQITVNNVLPGFTNTARLDQIIKVKAQKSNTTEAEMEQIMKSYVPAKRFAKPEETAAAIAFLASEQASYINGINLPVDGGRTKSL; this is encoded by the coding sequence ATGAATTTAGAACTAAACAACAAAAACGCATTAGTTTGCGGAAGTACACAAGGAATAGGAAAAGCAACTGCCATTTTATTGGCAGAAGAAGGTGCAAACGTAACTTTATTGGCTAGAAATGAAGAAAAACTTAAAGCAGTTTTATCGGAATTAAAAAATAACGGAACACAAAATCATCATTATTTAATTGCAGATTTTTCAAAACCAGAAGAATTAAAAGAGGTTATAGAAAATTCAGATTTGAAATTCCATATTTTGATAAATAATACTGGAGGTCCAAAAAGTGGCGATTTGCTTTCGGCAACTTCTACAGAGTTGATAAATGCTTTTCAAATGCATATTATTTGCAATCAAATTTTGGTGCAAGCAGTGGTTCCTTTTATGAAAAACGAGAAATTTGGTAGAATTATCAACGTAATTTCTACTTCTGTAAAAGAGCCAATTCCAGGTTTGGGCGTTTCTAACACCATTAGAAATGCAGTTGGTAATTGGTCAAAAACATTGGCTTCAGAGCTGGCAGAATTTCAAATTACCGTTAATAATGTATTGCCAGGTTTTACAAATACAGCACGTTTAGACCAAATTATTAAGGTAAAAGCACAAAAAAGCAACACAACAGAAGCAGAAATGGAGCAAATTATGAAAAGTTATGTGCCAGCAAAACGTTTCGCAAAACCAGAAGAAACTGCAGCTGCAATTGCTTTTTTAGCAAGTGAGCAAGCAAGTTATATCAATGGAATTAATTTACCTGTAGATGGTGGAAGAACAAAAAGTTTATAG
- a CDS encoding DUF6500 family protein, with protein sequence MNKEIKEKIIQVCNDKIAKKGTNVGLSFYAFFKNKNDNPELLMEVAKWWIETHQLDHFEKAVKIKEMIESPS encoded by the coding sequence ATGAATAAGGAAATAAAGGAGAAAATTATTCAAGTTTGTAATGATAAAATTGCGAAAAAAGGAACGAATGTTGGTTTGTCTTTTTATGCATTTTTTAAAAATAAAAATGACAATCCAGAGTTATTAATGGAAGTTGCAAAATGGTGGATTGAAACACATCAGTTAGATCATTTTGAAAAAGCTGTTAAAATCAAGGAAATGATTGAAAGCCCATCTTAA
- a CDS encoding aldehyde dehydrogenase yields the protein MNIKNYINGKFLPPIANGWIDNFNPAIGEVYGQIPNSTKEDVEKAVEAAEKAFPSWITTTLEERSKILSKIADLILEKLDFLAAAESKDNGKPISLAKAVDIPRAASNFQFFANAITQFSSEAYESVGLNAINFTLRQPLGIVGCISPWNLPLYLFTWKIAPAIAAGNCVIAKPSEITPMTAYLLGEICTEAGLPKGVLNIVHGLGTSTGQAIVEHPNIKAISFTGGTKTGAHIASIAAPMFKKLSLELGGKNPNIIFADCDYNKMLETTVRSSFANQGQICLCGSRIFVEETIYEKFKKDFIKKVSELKVGNPSETNTNIGALVSKQHLEKVKSYIDLAAQENTEILFGGNRVVVENSENGYYLQPTIIEVKDNKCRLNQEEIFGPVVTIMSFKTDEEALTLANDTKYGLSATLWTNNLNRTMQFAKQLHTGIVWVNTWMLRDLRTPFGGQKDSGIGREGGFEALRFFTEPKNICIKY from the coding sequence ATGAACATAAAAAACTACATCAATGGAAAATTCTTACCTCCCATTGCTAATGGGTGGATTGATAATTTCAACCCAGCAATTGGAGAAGTGTATGGACAAATTCCAAACTCAACAAAAGAAGATGTGGAAAAAGCAGTTGAAGCTGCTGAAAAAGCATTTCCAAGTTGGATTACTACAACTTTAGAAGAACGCAGTAAAATTTTATCAAAAATTGCCGATTTAATTTTAGAAAAGTTAGATTTTTTAGCAGCAGCAGAATCAAAAGATAATGGCAAACCAATCAGTTTAGCAAAAGCTGTTGATATTCCAAGAGCCGCAAGTAATTTTCAGTTTTTTGCAAATGCGATTACACAGTTTTCATCAGAAGCATATGAAAGTGTTGGGTTAAATGCCATTAATTTTACATTAAGACAACCTCTTGGAATTGTAGGTTGCATTTCTCCTTGGAATTTACCCTTATATTTATTCACTTGGAAAATTGCACCAGCAATAGCAGCAGGCAATTGTGTAATTGCAAAACCGAGTGAAATTACACCAATGACTGCTTATTTGTTAGGTGAAATTTGCACAGAAGCTGGTTTACCAAAAGGCGTTTTAAATATTGTTCATGGTTTAGGAACATCCACAGGACAAGCCATTGTAGAGCATCCAAATATTAAAGCCATTTCATTTACTGGAGGCACAAAAACAGGCGCACATATTGCCAGTATTGCTGCACCAATGTTTAAAAAGTTATCTTTAGAATTAGGGGGAAAAAATCCAAACATCATTTTTGCAGATTGTGATTATAATAAAATGCTGGAAACCACAGTTCGTTCTTCGTTTGCAAATCAAGGGCAAATTTGTCTATGTGGAAGTAGAATTTTTGTAGAAGAGACTATTTATGAGAAATTCAAAAAAGATTTTATCAAAAAAGTGTCTGAATTAAAAGTTGGGAATCCATCAGAAACAAACACAAATATTGGAGCACTAGTTTCTAAACAACATCTAGAAAAAGTAAAAAGTTATATTGATCTTGCAGCACAAGAAAATACAGAAATTTTATTTGGAGGGAATAGAGTGGTGGTTGAAAATTCGGAAAACGGCTACTATTTACAACCTACAATTATAGAAGTTAAAGACAATAAATGCAGATTGAATCAAGAAGAGATTTTTGGGCCAGTTGTTACCATAATGTCTTTTAAAACTGATGAAGAAGCACTAACTTTAGCCAACGATACAAAATACGGCTTATCTGCAACTTTATGGACAAATAATTTAAACAGAACAATGCAATTTGCAAAACAATTACATACAGGAATTGTTTGGGTAAATACTTGGATGTTAAGAGATTTAAGAACACCTTTTGGAGGTCAAAAAGATTCTGGAATTGGTAGAGAAGGAGGTTTTGAAGCGTTACGTTTCTTTACGGAACCTAAAAATATTTGTATAAAATATTGA
- a CDS encoding RidA family protein encodes MSKVTPRGAYPHVKVVGDFIFVSGTSSRRADNTIAGVDIIDEMGTKYLNAETQTREVLKNIDKNLQTVGASIKDVVDVSSFLVNMNDFAGYNKAYAEFFDKETGPTRTTVAVHQLPHPDLVVEIKVTAYKKAK; translated from the coding sequence ATGAGTAAAGTAACACCAAGAGGCGCATATCCACATGTTAAAGTTGTGGGCGATTTTATTTTTGTATCAGGAACCAGTTCTAGAAGAGCAGATAATACTATTGCAGGTGTAGATATTATCGATGAAATGGGAACTAAATATTTGAATGCAGAAACCCAAACTAGAGAGGTTCTAAAAAATATCGATAAAAATTTACAAACAGTTGGTGCAAGTATAAAAGATGTAGTTGATGTTTCTTCATTTTTAGTTAATATGAATGATTTTGCAGGATATAACAAAGCCTATGCAGAGTTTTTCGATAAAGAAACTGGGCCAACAAGAACTACTGTTGCTGTGCATCAATTGCCACATCCAGATTTGGTGGTGGAGATTAAAGTTACTGCTTATAAAAAAGCTAAATGA
- a CDS encoding DUF1697 domain-containing protein, with translation MKKKENRKNESFSPLERLGEAYIVLLRGINVSGKNKIPMVALRTLLDDLEFQNVQTYIQSGNIILESTFSKKEICQKIKKGIKEKFGFDIPVIVRTIAELKKTIENYPFPLNNEKIVAFTFLDRASEIKEIEIKNIGEDQYKINGDVVYLNCPSTFAKTKISNNVLEKKLQVIATTRNLRTTLKLLELANSSLSKGKE, from the coding sequence ATGAAGAAAAAGGAAAACCGTAAGAATGAGAGTTTCTCTCCTTTGGAGAGGTTAGGAGAGGCCTATATTGTTTTGCTTCGTGGAATAAATGTATCAGGAAAAAATAAAATTCCGATGGTAGCTTTGCGTACTTTATTAGATGATTTAGAGTTTCAAAATGTGCAAACCTATATCCAAAGTGGAAATATTATTTTAGAATCAACTTTTTCAAAAAAAGAAATTTGTCAAAAAATAAAAAAGGGAATTAAAGAAAAATTTGGTTTTGATATTCCAGTAATTGTAAGAACAATTGCCGAGTTAAAAAAAACGATTGAAAATTATCCTTTTCCATTAAATAATGAAAAAATAGTAGCATTTACGTTTTTAGATAGAGCATCAGAAATAAAAGAAATTGAAATCAAAAATATTGGTGAAGATCAATATAAAATAAATGGAGATGTCGTTTATTTAAACTGTCCATCAACATTTGCAAAAACAAAGATTTCTAATAATGTATTAGAAAAAAAGTTACAAGTAATTGCAACAACAAGAAATCTAAGAACCACATTAAAGTTGTTAGAGTTAGCCAATTCCAGCCTTTCCAAAGGGAAGGAGTGA
- a CDS encoding FAD-dependent oxidoreductase, whose protein sequence is MLIIGAGLCGSLLALRLAQRGYKVEVYESRPDLRTTDISAGRSINLALSDRGLKALRLCGMEEKAREICIPMYGRLMHDTKGNTFSSNYSGRENEFINSISRGDLNAILLDEAEKHENVNIHFNKKCKNVDIENTIAHFKDYKTKKEFSINADVIFGTDGAGSSLRKSYVSERKFLFSYSQNYLNHGYKELEIPADKSGKHQISNAHLHIWPRGDFMLIALPNMDGSFTVTLFLSYNEGEFNFENLTSEEKITKFFEKEFPDALTLIPNILEEFTNNPTGPLGTIKCSPWFYQNKTLLMGDSSHAIVPFYGQGMNASFEDVVVFDEILNQDLGDWNAVFKAYQKARKHDTDAIADLAIDNFYEMRDHVANPIFKEKRKIEMDLEKTFPNQYFSKYSLVTFNENIGYYEAMKRGRAQDKALLNLISGDEVHTHLEMTKDELVVILERVILETNTILEEDKIAGM, encoded by the coding sequence ATACTAATAATTGGAGCAGGTTTATGTGGAAGTTTGCTGGCTTTGAGACTCGCACAAAGAGGTTACAAAGTTGAGGTGTACGAAAGCAGACCCGATTTAAGAACTACAGATATTTCTGCAGGAAGATCCATCAATTTGGCATTATCAGACAGAGGTTTAAAGGCTTTACGATTATGTGGAATGGAAGAAAAAGCAAGAGAAATCTGCATACCTATGTATGGACGATTAATGCACGATACAAAAGGAAATACGTTTTCTTCTAATTATTCTGGACGTGAAAATGAGTTTATCAATTCAATTTCTAGAGGAGATTTAAACGCAATTTTATTAGATGAAGCAGAAAAACATGAAAATGTAAACATTCATTTTAATAAAAAATGTAAAAATGTTGATATCGAAAATACAATTGCACATTTTAAAGATTATAAAACCAAAAAAGAATTTTCTATAAATGCTGATGTAATTTTCGGAACGGATGGAGCAGGTTCCTCTTTGAGGAAAAGCTACGTTTCTGAACGTAAATTTTTATTTAGTTATTCTCAAAATTATTTAAATCACGGATATAAAGAGTTAGAAATTCCTGCTGATAAAAGTGGAAAACATCAAATTAGTAACGCTCATTTACATATTTGGCCAAGAGGCGATTTTATGTTAATTGCCCTACCAAATATGGATGGCAGTTTTACAGTTACGTTATTTTTAAGTTATAATGAAGGCGAATTTAATTTCGAGAATTTAACATCCGAAGAAAAAATAACCAAGTTTTTCGAAAAAGAATTTCCTGATGCTTTGACTTTAATTCCCAATATTTTAGAAGAATTTACAAACAACCCAACAGGACCTTTAGGAACTATAAAATGTTCCCCTTGGTTTTATCAAAATAAAACATTGTTAATGGGCGATTCCTCACACGCAATTGTGCCTTTTTACGGACAAGGAATGAATGCTTCTTTTGAAGATGTTGTAGTTTTTGATGAGATTTTAAATCAAGATTTAGGAGATTGGAATGCCGTTTTTAAAGCCTATCAAAAAGCACGAAAACACGATACAGATGCCATTGCAGATTTAGCGATCGATAATTTTTACGAAATGCGAGATCATGTTGCAAACCCTATATTTAAAGAAAAAAGAAAGATAGAAATGGATTTAGAAAAGACATTTCCAAATCAATATTTTTCAAAATATTCTTTGGTAACTTTCAACGAAAATATTGGTTATTATGAAGCCATGAAAAGAGGTAGAGCACAAGATAAAGCTTTGTTGAATTTAATTTCTGGAGATGAGGTACACACGCATTTAGAGATGACAAAAGATGAATTGGTAGTTATTTTAGAAAGAGTTATTTTAGAAACAAACACCATTTTAGAAGAAGATAAAATAGCAGGGATGTAA
- the kynU gene encoding kynureninase, whose translation MKFKKTLAFAQQLDKEDKLAHLRNQFHIPKDKDGNDWLYFTGNSLGLQPKATKEYINQELKDWANLGVEGHFEAKNPWLNYHEFLTDKMAKIVGAKPIEVVVMNTLTTNLHLLMVSFYRPTKTKYKIVIESDAFPSDRYAVQSQLKFHGFSEDDIIEWKPRKGEELLYIEDLEEIVATQGDEIALLLIGGVNYYTGQFLDIKKIAAIGHSKNCIVGIDLAHGAGNIQPNLHDSNVDFAAWCTYKYLNSGPGSLAGLFVHEKHSKNKELPRFAGWWNHNKATRFNMRQPFDVMEGAEGWQLSNPPILSMAAIKASLDLFDEVGFENLREKSEKLTGYFEFLINEINSDDIKIITPKNPKERGCQLSIQVKNADKSLHKKLTENNIITDWREPDVIRCAPVPMYNSFEDIYTMISILKGLL comes from the coding sequence ATGAAATTTAAAAAAACTTTAGCATTTGCGCAACAATTAGACAAAGAAGATAAACTCGCTCATTTGCGAAATCAGTTTCATATTCCCAAAGATAAAGATGGAAATGATTGGTTATATTTTACAGGAAACTCATTGGGTTTACAGCCAAAAGCAACCAAAGAATACATCAATCAAGAATTAAAAGACTGGGCAAATTTAGGTGTGGAAGGTCATTTTGAGGCAAAAAATCCGTGGTTAAATTACCATGAATTTTTAACAGATAAAATGGCAAAAATTGTGGGAGCAAAACCCATTGAAGTTGTTGTGATGAATACACTTACAACAAATTTGCACTTGTTAATGGTGAGTTTTTACAGACCTACAAAAACAAAATATAAAATTGTAATTGAGTCTGACGCATTTCCTTCAGATAGATATGCAGTGCAAAGTCAATTAAAATTTCACGGTTTTTCTGAAGATGACATTATTGAATGGAAACCAAGAAAAGGAGAAGAATTATTATATATTGAAGATTTAGAAGAAATCGTTGCTACGCAAGGAGATGAAATTGCACTCTTATTAATTGGAGGCGTAAATTATTACACAGGTCAGTTTTTAGATATTAAAAAAATTGCAGCAATTGGTCATTCAAAAAACTGTATTGTTGGGATTGATTTAGCTCATGGAGCAGGAAATATTCAACCAAATTTACACGATTCGAATGTAGATTTTGCAGCTTGGTGTACGTATAAATATTTAAATTCTGGACCAGGAAGTTTGGCAGGATTATTTGTGCACGAAAAACATTCAAAAAATAAGGAGTTACCACGTTTTGCAGGTTGGTGGAATCATAACAAAGCAACTCGTTTTAATATGAGACAACCTTTTGATGTGATGGAAGGAGCAGAAGGTTGGCAATTGTCAAATCCACCAATATTATCAATGGCAGCCATTAAAGCATCTTTAGATTTATTTGATGAGGTTGGTTTTGAAAATTTAAGAGAAAAATCAGAAAAACTAACAGGATATTTTGAGTTTTTAATCAACGAAATTAATTCTGATGACATTAAAATCATCACTCCAAAAAATCCGAAAGAAAGAGGTTGCCAATTATCGATTCAAGTAAAAAATGCAGATAAAAGTTTGCATAAAAAACTGACTGAAAATAACATCATTACAGATTGGCGAGAACCAGATGTGATTAGATGTGCACCTGTACCTATGTATAATTCGTTTGAGGATATTTATACGATGATTTCGATTTTAAAAGGTTTGTTGTAA
- a CDS encoding SH3 domain-containing C40 family peptidase: MKLFKNLLLLFVFICLSCNNNSLLVTGLKGVNESIKKEYAPDKRVAIYDIELDYYDNKIVVSGETDSKIGYQKLLDSLKSLDIDFINKIRILPDTVIGNDKFAIANNSVINIRSEPKHSAELGTQGLLGMPLKILDKNGDFYRIQTPDKYISWVDKGGIHRMNKGEFDAWNNRKKVIFTKNFGYVYADTSENSEIISDITLGGILKFIGISNNFFEVEYPDKRTGFIKRAEAVNYESWLINLVASQENIEKSAKSMIGFPYLWGGTSSKGMDCSGFTKMVYLMNGFVIPRDASQQINAGKIVDNKLDFADLQKGDLLFFGTKAEENKKQKVVHVGIWLGNEKMEFIHSSGNIHISSMDETQPNFDEMNKNRYLGSRRYLGVKDKNIIDLKAKLKL, encoded by the coding sequence ATGAAATTGTTTAAAAATTTACTGCTTTTATTTGTTTTTATCTGTTTGTCTTGCAACAATAATTCGCTCTTAGTTACAGGTTTAAAAGGTGTAAATGAAAGTATTAAAAAAGAATATGCTCCAGATAAAAGAGTGGCTATTTATGATATTGAGTTAGATTATTATGACAATAAAATTGTGGTAAGTGGTGAGACTGATTCCAAAATTGGTTACCAAAAATTATTAGACAGTTTAAAAAGTTTGGATATCGATTTTATAAACAAAATTAGAATTTTACCTGACACAGTTATTGGGAATGATAAGTTTGCGATCGCCAATAATTCTGTAATAAATATACGTTCTGAACCTAAACATTCTGCTGAATTAGGCACACAGGGTTTGTTAGGAATGCCTTTAAAAATATTAGATAAAAATGGTGATTTTTATAGAATTCAAACGCCAGATAAGTATATTTCCTGGGTTGATAAAGGTGGGATTCATAGAATGAATAAAGGTGAGTTTGATGCCTGGAACAATCGTAAAAAAGTAATCTTTACCAAAAATTTTGGATATGTATATGCTGATACAAGTGAAAATTCTGAAATTATTTCTGATATAACTTTAGGTGGAATTTTAAAGTTTATAGGAATTAGCAACAACTTTTTTGAAGTTGAATATCCTGATAAAAGAACAGGTTTTATAAAAAGAGCGGAAGCTGTAAACTACGAATCTTGGTTAATCAATTTAGTTGCATCTCAAGAAAATATAGAAAAATCTGCAAAATCGATGATAGGTTTTCCTTATTTATGGGGAGGAACTTCTAGTAAAGGAATGGATTGCAGTGGTTTTACGAAAATGGTTTATTTAATGAACGGTTTTGTAATTCCTAGAGATGCTTCTCAACAAATTAATGCTGGTAAAATTGTAGATAATAAATTGGATTTTGCTGATTTACAAAAAGGAGATTTGCTTTTTTTCGGAACAAAAGCCGAAGAAAACAAAAAGCAAAAAGTGGTTCATGTTGGCATTTGGTTAGGCAATGAAAAGATGGAATTTATTCACTCTTCTGGAAATATACATATATCTTCTATGGATGAAACTCAACCTAATTTTGATGAAATGAATAAAAACAGGTATTTAGGAAGTAGACGTTATTTAGGGGTAAAGGATAAGAATATTATTGATTTGAAAGCTAAATTGAAGTTGTAA
- a CDS encoding C40 family peptidase → MKFLKVAFILIFFLLISCNDNSQDLKRVKLIYSILKVEYAPDKNTELFDIEFNTKNDKLVLTGEVTTLSGYYKIKNSLSHKHIKYKNKVRVLPDSAVGSNWFGVVKKPVINTRNQPKISAKLANQALLGMPLKVIDKKGDFYRIQTPDKYISWVAKEDIINMNKVDFTEWNQSKKVIFIEKHGFVYSDKDFKETVSEITLGSILKLVSNHEKYYEVEYPDKKKGFLLKNEAFPYDIWLKNLASNDLMKGRQHNIENVAKSLLESPYLLNGASTKGMDASGFVKMVYLMNGFIIPKNIEQQIKVGKTVDKNLDFTELDKGDLLFFGEKAIEEKQKTASHVGIWLGNDKQEFIHISENTRISSMDEKQPNYDQFNKNRYLKSKRYLGVNDNNIIDLKNYSIDKKTISRFYPLYKVKSNKIF, encoded by the coding sequence ATGAAATTTTTAAAAGTTGCTTTTATTCTCATATTTTTTTTACTGATTTCTTGCAATGACAATTCTCAAGACTTGAAAAGAGTTAAGTTGATTTATTCCATTTTAAAAGTTGAATATGCTCCAGATAAAAATACTGAATTGTTTGATATTGAATTTAATACTAAAAATGATAAATTAGTATTAACAGGAGAAGTTACTACACTTTCAGGATATTATAAAATTAAAAATAGTTTATCTCATAAACATATAAAATACAAAAACAAAGTACGTGTTTTACCAGATTCTGCTGTTGGTAGCAATTGGTTTGGTGTCGTAAAAAAACCAGTAATTAATACAAGAAATCAACCAAAAATTTCTGCTAAGTTAGCAAATCAAGCTTTGTTGGGTATGCCATTAAAAGTAATTGATAAAAAAGGTGATTTTTACAGAATACAAACACCTGACAAATACATTTCTTGGGTTGCTAAAGAGGATATTATTAACATGAATAAGGTTGACTTTACAGAATGGAATCAATCAAAAAAAGTAATATTTATTGAAAAACATGGTTTCGTTTATAGTGATAAAGATTTCAAAGAAACTGTTTCCGAAATTACCTTAGGCAGTATTTTAAAGTTGGTTTCTAATCATGAAAAATATTATGAAGTTGAATATCCTGATAAGAAAAAAGGATTTTTGTTGAAAAACGAAGCTTTTCCTTACGATATATGGTTGAAAAACTTAGCTTCTAATGACTTAATGAAAGGAAGGCAGCACAATATTGAAAATGTTGCAAAATCATTATTAGAATCTCCTTATTTATTGAATGGAGCATCAACTAAAGGAATGGATGCTAGTGGTTTTGTGAAAATGGTTTATTTAATGAATGGTTTTATAATTCCAAAAAACATAGAACAACAAATAAAAGTTGGCAAAACTGTAGATAAAAATCTTGATTTTACTGAATTAGATAAAGGAGATTTGTTATTTTTTGGTGAAAAAGCTATTGAAGAAAAGCAAAAAACTGCAAGCCATGTTGGCATTTGGTTAGGAAATGATAAACAAGAGTTTATTCACATCTCTGAAAATACTCGCATATCTTCTATGGACGAAAAACAACCAAACTATGACCAATTTAATAAAAATAGGTATTTAAAAAGCAAAAGATATTTGGGTGTTAATGACAATAATATTATTGATTTGAAGAATTATAGCATTGACAAGAAAACCATAAGCAGGTTTTACCCTTTATATAAAGTCAAGTCAAACAAAATATTTTAA